The following proteins come from a genomic window of Natronosalvus vescus:
- a CDS encoding aldo/keto reductase: MAANGIPQPGFGTSGHEGDSCVESVVDALETGYRHIDTAQMYDNETEVGTALEQADVDRDDVFLATKVHPSNLAADDVRETTEESLERLGVDRVDLLYVHWPIDAYDPEETLPAMDEVRERGLTRHVGVSNFTVELLEEAREILESPILAHQIEVHPFFQQDELVSAARDHDVTTVAYCPIAKGDVLDDGTLTEIADSHNATAVQVTLAWHTARDGVVAIPKATGDHVAENYSSLEIDLTEDELERIEELDRGERLVDPDRAAWNR, translated from the coding sequence ATGGCAGCCAACGGCATTCCACAGCCCGGATTCGGCACCTCCGGCCACGAGGGCGATAGCTGCGTCGAGAGCGTCGTCGACGCGCTCGAAACCGGCTATCGCCACATCGATACGGCCCAGATGTACGACAACGAAACCGAAGTCGGGACGGCTCTTGAGCAGGCAGACGTCGACCGCGATGACGTCTTTCTCGCGACGAAGGTACACCCGTCGAACCTCGCGGCCGACGACGTGCGAGAGACTACCGAGGAGAGCCTCGAGCGCCTGGGCGTCGACAGGGTGGATCTGCTGTACGTCCACTGGCCGATCGACGCCTACGACCCCGAGGAGACCCTGCCGGCGATGGACGAGGTGCGCGAGCGGGGACTCACTCGTCACGTCGGCGTGAGCAACTTCACCGTCGAGTTGCTCGAGGAGGCCCGTGAGATCCTCGAGTCCCCGATTCTGGCCCACCAGATCGAGGTACATCCTTTCTTCCAGCAGGACGAACTCGTCTCCGCCGCTCGCGACCACGACGTCACGACGGTCGCGTACTGTCCGATCGCCAAGGGGGACGTCCTCGACGACGGGACGCTCACCGAGATTGCCGACAGCCACAATGCAACAGCTGTCCAGGTGACTCTCGCCTGGCACACCGCTCGAGACGGCGTCGTCGCGATTCCGAAGGCGACTGGCGACCACGTCGCCGAGAACTACAGCTCACTCGAGATCGATCTCACGGAGGACGAACTGGAGCGCATCGAGGAACTCGACCGCGGAGAGCGACTGGTGGATCCGGATCGCGCCGCCTGGAATCGGTGA